One Megamonas hypermegale genomic window carries:
- a CDS encoding FAD binding domain-containing protein, translating into MLTIKEFRKVQSLEEAYELNQKKTNRIIGGMLWMKMQTGNVNIAIDLSGLGLDTIEETDEEFSIGAMVTLRDLETNKSLNEYTNNAMREAMRHIVGVQFRNLATVGGSIFGRYGFSDVLTMFMALDSYVQLHHAGIVPMSEFAKMPYDNDVLVRIIVKKVPLKCAYLSHRQTKTDFPTLAVAVSHHHDKWQAVLGATPHRAVTIADENNLLNSDFNTENIEKFAEYVKDTVKTDSNIRGSALYRKHLAYVLVKRALLSIRGIDA; encoded by the coding sequence GTGCTTACAATTAAAGAGTTTAGAAAAGTACAATCTTTAGAAGAAGCATATGAATTGAACCAAAAGAAGACAAATCGCATTATCGGTGGTATGTTATGGATGAAAATGCAAACAGGTAATGTGAATATCGCCATTGATTTATCAGGTTTAGGACTTGATACGATAGAAGAAACTGATGAAGAATTTTCTATCGGAGCTATGGTTACATTGCGCGATTTGGAAACGAATAAAAGTTTAAATGAATATACAAATAACGCTATGCGTGAAGCTATGCGTCATATTGTCGGCGTACAATTCCGCAACTTAGCTACAGTTGGCGGTAGTATTTTTGGTAGATATGGTTTTTCTGATGTATTAACTATGTTCATGGCACTCGATAGCTATGTACAGCTTCATCATGCTGGTATTGTACCGATGAGTGAATTTGCTAAAATGCCATATGATAATGATGTATTGGTGCGCATTATTGTAAAAAAAGTACCTCTTAAATGTGCATATTTATCACATCGTCAAACTAAGACAGATTTCCCTACATTAGCTGTTGCAGTCAGTCATCACCATGATAAATGGCAAGCTGTATTAGGTGCAACACCTCATCGTGCTGTGACTATCGCTGATGAAAATAATTTATTGAATAGTGATTTTAACACGGAAAATATAGAAAAATTTGCTGAATATGTAAAAGATACGGTTAAGACAGATTCCAATATCAGAGGTTCTGCGCTTTATCGCAAACATTTAGCATATGTTTTAGTAAAACGTGCTTTATTATCTATAAGGGGGATTGACGCATGA
- the queD gene encoding 6-carboxytetrahydropterin synthase QueD: MFELVVNGAFEAAHRLVDYPGKCNRLHGHSWTVEMSVIGNKLDKIGMVADFKTLKAMLMEVLDDMDHQYLNELEAFKEINPTAENLAQYIYNTLKQNEIFNGTVKLNYIKVWESPKSAVIYREDV, encoded by the coding sequence TTGTTCGAGTTGGTAGTTAACGGAGCTTTTGAAGCAGCTCATCGTTTAGTGGATTATCCAGGAAAATGCAACAGATTACACGGTCATAGCTGGACTGTAGAAATGTCTGTTATTGGCAATAAACTAGATAAAATAGGCATGGTAGCAGATTTTAAAACTTTAAAAGCAATGCTCATGGAAGTTTTAGATGATATGGACCATCAATATTTAAATGAATTAGAAGCATTTAAAGAAATCAATCCAACAGCAGAAAATTTAGCTCAATATATATACAATACATTGAAACAAAATGAAATTTTCAATGGTACTGTAAAACTCAATTATATTAAAGTTTGGGAATCACCAAAATCTGCTGTTATTTATAGAGAGGACGTATAA
- a CDS encoding (2Fe-2S)-binding protein, protein MILNLWLNGKRLSEEISADTLLIDFVRAHDCKSVKRGCDTSNCGLCTVFVEDKPVLSCSMLAARVDGKHVTTLEGLQEEAKEFGTFIANQGAEQCGFCNPGFIMNAIALFRENPNPSDEEILEYLAGNLCRCSGYEGQLRGIRAFLDYKNGGAKA, encoded by the coding sequence ATGATTTTAAATTTATGGCTTAATGGCAAACGCTTATCAGAAGAAATCAGTGCTGATACACTGCTCATAGATTTTGTACGTGCTCATGATTGTAAGAGCGTTAAAAGAGGTTGCGATACTTCTAATTGTGGTCTTTGCACTGTATTTGTTGAAGATAAACCAGTATTGTCTTGTTCAATGCTTGCGGCTCGTGTTGATGGGAAGCATGTCACGACATTAGAAGGTTTGCAAGAAGAAGCAAAAGAATTTGGCACATTTATCGCTAATCAAGGTGCTGAACAATGCGGTTTTTGTAATCCTGGTTTTATCATGAACGCTATCGCATTATTTAGAGAAAATCCAAATCCAAGTGATGAGGAAATTTTAGAATATCTAGCAGGTAATTTATGTCGTTGCTCTGGCTATGAAGGACAACTCCGCGGCATTCGCGCTTTTCTCGATTATAAAAATGGAGGTGCCAAAGCATGA
- a CDS encoding CvfB family protein has protein sequence MKVARINDMGAFLDAQTGNTSDDILLHKMQQTVPVKVGEKVRVFLYKDPHGRLTASMRVPKMREGQIARLKVINTSKDGAFLDVGAERGIFMPYAGMRGKLQVGEIVWAKLYTDKSGRLAMTMKVEDEMRRASRPAEDVKIGDMVTGSVYNLTEQGAFIFTEKRYIAFLSKKEMTDKPRVGQTLSTRVTFIREDGRINVSMRPAKEKAIDIDANMVLEVLENRGGKMPYCDDTSSEVIRERFGISKAAFKRALGHLMKEGKVKQQDGWTYLK, from the coding sequence ATGAAAGTTGCACGTATTAATGATATGGGTGCTTTTTTGGACGCACAGACGGGAAATACAAGTGATGATATTTTACTACACAAGATGCAACAGACTGTGCCAGTAAAAGTCGGTGAAAAAGTACGAGTATTTCTTTATAAAGACCCGCATGGCAGACTCACTGCTAGTATGCGAGTGCCTAAAATGCGCGAAGGACAGATTGCTCGCTTAAAAGTAATTAATACAAGTAAAGATGGTGCATTCTTAGATGTAGGAGCTGAACGCGGTATTTTCATGCCGTATGCAGGAATGCGCGGTAAGCTTCAAGTCGGTGAAATTGTTTGGGCAAAATTATATACAGATAAATCGGGTAGATTGGCTATGACGATGAAAGTTGAAGATGAAATGCGTAGAGCCTCTCGCCCAGCCGAAGATGTAAAAATAGGCGATATGGTTACAGGTTCTGTATATAATTTGACGGAACAAGGTGCATTTATTTTTACAGAAAAACGATATATTGCTTTTTTATCTAAAAAAGAGATGACAGATAAACCGCGTGTCGGACAGACTTTATCAACGCGTGTCACCTTTATACGTGAAGATGGGCGAATTAATGTTTCCATGCGTCCAGCAAAAGAAAAAGCCATTGATATAGATGCAAATATGGTACTTGAAGTATTAGAAAATCGTGGTGGAAAAATGCCGTATTGCGATGATACTTCTTCAGAAGTTATTCGAGAAAGATTTGGCATCAGCAAAGCGGCTTTTAAAAGAGCGTTAGGTCATCTTATGAAAGAGGGCAAAGTAAAGCAACAAGATGGCTGGACTTATTTAAAATAA
- a CDS encoding MFS transporter: MDITKKKIAFAILIAIFLSAFEGVVVSTAAPVIVKSLHNFEMISWIFSLYLLASAISTPIYGKLADLYGRKRMFIIGIIIFLIGSSLCGMAQSMHQLVFFRMVQGMGAGAILTIGFTIIGDIFTLEERSIVQGGISTVWGVAGLIGPLLGGFLIDYLSWHWIFFVNIPFGIFCIYILGKYVHEPELTKHPTIDYIGALLLSITIGSFLYGVMIIGENFKMAMILFAITIIVGILFYFQETKTKEPIVPLFILNKGLVIVNLITFGISFILIANSVYLPLHIQSIMGYSATIAGVSLIGTSVAWFLSSISLATLMKKFEAKYIVMCACAILIFSCYLISSLTINSELWQMAIYVFFFGFGFSGTLNTLTFIVQDSVSYDRRGAAVGLNMLTRTLSQTVGVTILGAVINIYADSFISANGLSGITMQDFYDNTAPLYHELLREALFFALSHVYSISTAVAVICFVLAYFVPKYQQQK, translated from the coding sequence ATGGATATTACGAAGAAAAAAATCGCTTTTGCCATTTTGATTGCTATTTTTCTTAGTGCTTTTGAAGGCGTTGTCGTTTCTACAGCAGCACCTGTGATTGTAAAAAGCCTGCATAATTTTGAGATGATTAGCTGGATTTTCTCATTGTATTTATTGGCTAGTGCGATTTCTACGCCGATTTATGGCAAATTAGCCGATTTATATGGCAGAAAACGCATGTTCATCATCGGTATAATAATTTTTCTAATCGGTAGCTCATTATGTGGAATGGCACAGAGTATGCATCAACTCGTCTTCTTTCGCATGGTACAAGGTATGGGTGCCGGCGCTATCTTAACCATAGGTTTTACGATAATAGGCGATATATTCACTTTAGAAGAGCGTTCCATTGTGCAAGGCGGTATCAGTACGGTTTGGGGTGTAGCTGGACTTATCGGCCCTTTGCTCGGCGGATTTTTAATCGATTATTTATCATGGCATTGGATATTTTTTGTCAATATTCCATTTGGCATTTTCTGCATTTATATTTTAGGAAAATATGTGCATGAGCCTGAATTGACGAAACATCCCACTATTGATTATATCGGTGCATTGTTACTTTCTATAACAATCGGTTCATTTTTATATGGAGTAATGATTATTGGTGAAAATTTTAAAATGGCAATGATTTTATTTGCTATAACGATTATTGTAGGCATTTTGTTTTATTTTCAAGAAACGAAGACGAAAGAACCGATTGTTCCGCTATTTATTTTGAATAAAGGTTTAGTAATAGTAAATTTAATCACGTTTGGGATTTCTTTTATTTTAATTGCTAACAGCGTTTATCTGCCTTTGCACATTCAATCTATAATGGGATATAGTGCAACGATTGCGGGCGTTTCTTTGATTGGGACTTCTGTAGCATGGTTTTTAAGTTCCATATCTTTAGCTACGCTCATGAAAAAGTTTGAAGCTAAATACATTGTAATGTGTGCTTGCGCTATTTTGATTTTTAGTTGTTATTTGATAAGTTCATTGACGATTAATTCAGAGCTTTGGCAAATGGCGATTTATGTATTTTTCTTTGGCTTTGGTTTTTCGGGTACGCTCAACACACTCACTTTTATCGTGCAAGACTCTGTTTCATACGACAGGCGCGGTGCGGCAGTAGGGCTTAATATGCTGACGCGCACGCTTTCCCAGACAGTCGGCGTTACGATACTCGGTGCCGTTATAAATATTTATGCCGACAGTTTTATTTCGGCAAACGGTTTGTCCGGCATTACCATGCAGGATTTTTATGACAATACTGCGCCACTGTATCATGAACTGTTGCGGGAAGCTCTGTTTTTTGCCTTAAGTCATGTATATTCAATCAGTACGGCTGTAGCGGTTATCTGTTTCGTTCTGGCTTATTTCGTTCCCAAATATCAACAGCAGAAATAA
- the yqeK gene encoding bis(5'-nucleosyl)-tetraphosphatase (symmetrical) YqeK produces MDINEMQSLLQTKLKPQRYAHCIGVMETAIELAKRFNVDEEKAAIAGLLHDCAREFETSHLIEESEKRHLFITDIDRQLPILMHAPLGTAIAKEEYGINDTAILKAIASHTVGGAYMSDLDKIIYLADMIEPHRKYDGVEKLRQLAATTDLDTVMISAFDQSITFIMRKGHTIHPYTVAARNEILLTKEL; encoded by the coding sequence GTGGATATTAATGAAATGCAGTCCTTGTTGCAGACTAAATTAAAACCGCAACGTTATGCTCATTGTATTGGAGTAATGGAAACAGCAATTGAGCTGGCAAAAAGATTTAATGTAGATGAAGAAAAAGCAGCTATTGCTGGACTTTTACACGATTGTGCTCGTGAATTTGAAACGAGTCATCTTATCGAAGAGTCTGAAAAACGCCATTTATTCATTACAGATATTGACAGACAATTACCGATTTTAATGCATGCTCCACTCGGTACAGCTATTGCAAAAGAAGAATATGGCATAAATGATACAGCTATATTAAAGGCAATTGCTTCACATACAGTTGGAGGAGCATATATGTCTGATTTAGATAAAATTATTTATTTAGCAGATATGATTGAACCGCATCGCAAATATGATGGAGTGGAAAAACTTCGTCAATTAGCAGCAACAACAGACCTTGATACAGTTATGATAAGTGCTTTTGACCAATCCATAACTTTCATTATGCGCAAAGGCCATACAATACACCCGTATACAGTTGCCGCTCGTAATGAAATTCTTTTAACTAAAGAATTATAA
- a CDS encoding YczE/YyaS/YitT family protein, whose translation MSIFFKIAVIILGSIIAAYGITLAIGAGFGGATLAVLWEGVAYTFDITIGTASFAVALLMIAFALIYDKKQIYIGTIINQIFYSYFIDVFTQLHQYPENFYLQLCIMLLGIVLFAVGTGIYAFVDWGRGSYEAVTFAIVERKHFQIKTVRMALDAAVVIIGMLLGGQFGICTILTILLSGPIIQLTIKALKRCL comes from the coding sequence TTGAGTATATTTTTTAAGATTGCAGTAATTATTCTGGGTTCTATTATAGCGGCGTACGGAATAACGCTGGCGATAGGAGCGGGTTTTGGCGGGGCGACGCTGGCTGTTTTATGGGAGGGCGTGGCGTATACTTTTGATATTACTATAGGGACGGCTTCATTTGCCGTTGCTTTGCTGATGATAGCGTTTGCTTTGATATATGATAAAAAACAGATATATATAGGCACGATTATCAATCAGATTTTTTACAGTTATTTCATTGACGTTTTTACGCAGCTTCATCAGTATCCGGAAAATTTTTATCTGCAACTGTGCATTATGCTGCTCGGTATTGTGCTTTTTGCCGTAGGTACGGGTATTTATGCTTTTGTCGACTGGGGACGCGGCTCTTATGAAGCTGTAACGTTTGCCATAGTTGAAAGAAAACATTTTCAGATAAAGACGGTACGAATGGCACTTGACGCGGCAGTAGTTATAATAGGTATGCTTTTAGGTGGACAGTTCGGTATCTGTACGATATTGACCATTCTGCTTTCAGGACCGATAATTCAGCTGACAATAAAGGCGTTGAAGAGATGTTTGTGA
- a CDS encoding LCP family protein, translating into MAEKKKPTPNTNRTVRRVRRKKKPLIKRIRFDRLILLLILLSGIIYGAYVAVSEVYNFASLKYAQYRETHPSKPIKPPIAPQIVDKKFENYTNILLIGIDDQPVEGIGESGRYADALMLVSMDNETGQVRFLSLPRNIKTTIPGRKDEDYLSFTYYYGGSPLTVNTVSQLLNIPITEYIALDRKALSKFIDTIGGVNIYVERDMDYEDPESGTSIHLKRGYQHLTGDMSQQYLRFRNDDLGDIGRVHRQQKFAEALFEKMISIETLPALPTIITIFNDNLDTNINITDVSNVIDIINTLYTNEIDIQILPGNLGSAGEWIPDKARVQQMIDEMFPPVSEEETSSE; encoded by the coding sequence ATGGCAGAAAAAAAGAAGCCTACGCCTAATACGAATAGAACAGTTAGAAGAGTTAGGCGAAAAAAGAAGCCACTTATCAAACGTATAAGATTTGACAGACTGATTTTGCTATTGATATTGTTATCTGGCATTATTTACGGTGCATATGTTGCAGTATCAGAAGTATATAATTTTGCAAGTTTAAAGTATGCACAGTACAGAGAAACACATCCCAGTAAACCGATAAAACCACCGATTGCTCCACAAATTGTTGATAAAAAATTTGAAAACTACACTAATATTCTTTTAATCGGTATAGATGACCAGCCTGTCGAAGGAATTGGCGAATCTGGTCGTTATGCAGATGCGCTTATGCTCGTTAGTATGGATAACGAAACGGGTCAAGTTCGTTTTTTATCTTTGCCACGTAATATTAAAACGACAATTCCAGGCAGAAAAGACGAAGATTATTTGAGTTTTACGTATTATTATGGTGGTTCACCACTTACCGTAAATACAGTATCACAATTATTGAATATCCCTATTACAGAATATATTGCACTTGATAGAAAAGCTTTGAGTAAATTCATTGATACAATTGGCGGTGTAAATATATATGTAGAAAGAGATATGGATTATGAAGACCCAGAAAGTGGCACCTCTATTCATTTAAAAAGAGGATATCAACATTTAACAGGTGATATGTCACAGCAATATTTGCGTTTCCGCAATGATGATTTAGGTGATATTGGTAGAGTACATCGTCAACAGAAATTTGCTGAAGCTTTATTTGAAAAAATGATATCAATAGAAACATTGCCAGCATTGCCTACGATAATTACTATTTTCAATGACAATCTGGATACAAATATAAATATAACAGATGTTTCTAATGTAATAGATATAATAAATACCTTATATACAAATGAAATAGATATACAAATATTGCCAGGCAATTTAGGTAGTGCAGGTGAGTGGATACCAGATAAGGCAAGAGTTCAACAGATGATAGATGAGATGTTTCCGCCAGTATCGGAAGAGGAGACATCTTCTGAATGA
- a CDS encoding DMT family transporter — MIQLLPVLSGIMWGSAGIFVRILTEYGMDSITIVESRVVPAVVILLCGLFITDKNLLKIKLKDVWIFLCTGVLSMLGLNLCYNEAIKELTLSLAAVLLCLSPVFVLGLAAVIFKEKLTKQKIFCAVLALIGCVLSSGVLEEIGSVKWTVFGIFIGVLSAFFYALYSIFSKVGMMKNYHSLTITAYSLLAICIALIPLADWRTMGGIIEASPLPMSGFFLLQSLITSILPYVLFTVALNYVEAGKVAILASSEPVAALFFGIVFYNEIPTVLSFCGLVLVLVALGLLSVPFKRKK; from the coding sequence ATGATACAGTTATTGCCTGTTTTGTCCGGCATTATGTGGGGTTCTGCCGGTATCTTTGTAAGAATTTTAACTGAATACGGTATGGACAGTATAACCATTGTGGAAAGCAGGGTTGTTCCCGCCGTAGTTATCCTGTTGTGCGGTCTGTTCATTACGGACAAAAATCTGCTTAAAATAAAATTGAAAGATGTGTGGATTTTTCTGTGTACCGGCGTTTTGAGTATGCTGGGTTTAAATCTCTGTTACAACGAAGCCATAAAAGAGCTGACACTGTCACTGGCGGCGGTGCTTTTATGTCTGTCTCCCGTTTTTGTGCTGGGGCTGGCGGCTGTTATTTTTAAAGAAAAACTTACGAAGCAGAAAATATTCTGTGCCGTTTTGGCATTAATCGGCTGTGTTTTATCGAGCGGCGTTCTGGAGGAAATCGGCAGTGTGAAATGGACAGTATTCGGAATTTTCATCGGTGTACTGAGTGCGTTTTTTTATGCACTGTACAGTATATTCTCCAAAGTCGGCATGATGAAGAACTACCATTCGCTGACGATTACGGCATACAGTTTGCTGGCCATATGTATTGCACTTATACCGCTTGCCGACTGGCGTACAATGGGCGGCATTATAGAAGCTTCGCCTTTGCCGATGAGCGGTTTTTTTCTGCTTCAGTCGCTCATAACCTCAATATTGCCGTACGTACTGTTCACCGTGGCGCTGAATTATGTTGAAGCGGGCAAAGTGGCGATACTGGCTTCCAGTGAACCGGTGGCGGCTCTGTTTTTCGGTATAGTTTTCTACAATGAAATACCGACCGTGCTGTCATTTTGCGGGCTGGTACTGGTATTGGTGGCTTTGGGATTGCTGTCCGTTCCTTTTAAACGGAAAAAATGA
- the rsfS gene encoding ribosome silencing factor — protein MTLTAEEKSKLIAKAASDKKALDIVIMNMHDLTTTTDYFVVCSATSSTQIRAIADNIEEEMSNAGEEFLHKEGYRNAEWILLDFGNCIVHVFTEEARRFYGLESLWGEAPIEHYED, from the coding sequence ATGACATTAACAGCAGAAGAAAAAAGTAAATTAATAGCTAAAGCTGCAAGTGATAAAAAAGCTTTAGATATTGTGATTATGAATATGCATGATTTAACGACTACTACAGATTATTTTGTTGTGTGCAGTGCTACAAGCTCTACACAAATTCGTGCTATTGCTGATAATATTGAAGAAGAAATGAGTAATGCAGGCGAAGAATTCTTACACAAAGAAGGTTATAGAAACGCTGAATGGATATTGCTTGATTTTGGCAATTGTATTGTACATGTTTTCACAGAAGAAGCTCGCCGTTTCTATGGATTGGAAAGTCTTTGGGGAGAAGCTCCGATTGAGCATTATGAAGATTAA
- a CDS encoding xanthine dehydrogenase family protein molybdopterin-binding subunit has product MKYVNQPIMKSDAMALVTGKPVYLDDIAPEDCLIVKVLRSPHANAIIENINTAIASKVPGIVGVYTYNDVSQKRFTMAGQTYPEPSPYDRLILDKHVRYVGDPVAIVAGETEQAVDRALKMIKVKYQVLEPLLDFRKAKDNANLVHPEDNWRSLVPVGADNKRNLCCSGCESEGDVDEVLKKCDVVVEGVYHTKACQQAMMEPFCTYCYMDTYGKLNVISSTQIVYHVRRIVAHALDIPQSKIRVTKPRIGGGFGAKQTVVAEVFPAFVTYKTGRPSKMIFTRTECQIASSPRHEMEVSVRVGATKDGKIEAIDVYTLSNTGAYGEHGPTTVGLSGHKSIPLYRGLKAFKFEYDVVYTNKMSAGAYRGYGATQGIFAVESAVNELAAKLNIDPIKLREMNMVQEGDHMPAYYGETATSCALNRCVERCKQMIGWDEKYPVRDMGNGKVRSVGIAMAMQGSGITNVDVGSASIKLNDEGNYTLSFSSADMGTGCDTILAQIAAETLMCDMEDIGVCAADTAATPYDSGSYASSTTYVTGKATEKAALGLIEKIKAFGAKMLKCDVADTDFDGKAVQNRQNGESVSLSDIAVASMCGNCDELVNTVTNSMPSSPPPFMAGAVEIELDKETGHVEILDYYAAVDCGTPINPNLARVQTEGGIVQGIGMALYEDVTYNDKGVLAENSLMQYKIPTRMDMGKLHVVFENSYEQSGPYGAKSIGEIVINTPSPALAHAIYNATGVWFKELPITSEKIAMALLNK; this is encoded by the coding sequence ATGAAATATGTAAATCAACCAATTATGAAATCTGATGCAATGGCACTCGTTACAGGTAAGCCTGTTTATCTCGATGATATCGCGCCAGAAGATTGCCTCATCGTTAAAGTTTTGCGTAGCCCGCATGCAAATGCCATTATTGAAAATATTAATACGGCTATAGCTTCTAAAGTTCCAGGCATTGTAGGCGTCTATACGTATAATGATGTCAGTCAAAAGCGTTTTACTATGGCAGGGCAGACTTATCCAGAACCTAGCCCATATGATAGATTGATTTTAGATAAACATGTTCGTTATGTAGGCGACCCTGTAGCTATCGTAGCTGGTGAGACAGAACAAGCAGTAGATAGAGCTTTAAAAATGATAAAAGTAAAATATCAAGTTTTAGAGCCACTGCTTGATTTTCGCAAAGCGAAAGACAATGCAAATTTAGTTCATCCAGAAGATAATTGGCGTTCACTCGTGCCAGTTGGCGCGGACAATAAGCGCAACCTTTGCTGTAGCGGTTGCGAAAGTGAAGGCGATGTAGATGAAGTTTTAAAAAAATGTGATGTAGTCGTTGAAGGCGTATACCATACAAAAGCATGTCAACAGGCTATGATGGAACCATTTTGTACGTATTGCTACATGGATACTTATGGCAAATTAAATGTAATCAGTTCCACACAGATTGTTTATCATGTACGCCGTATTGTAGCTCATGCGCTCGACATTCCTCAATCTAAAATAAGAGTGACAAAACCGCGTATCGGTGGTGGTTTTGGTGCAAAACAGACTGTCGTTGCTGAAGTTTTCCCTGCATTTGTAACGTATAAAACAGGTAGACCATCGAAGATGATATTCACGCGTACAGAATGTCAAATCGCTTCATCGCCACGTCATGAAATGGAAGTTTCTGTGCGAGTTGGTGCAACAAAAGATGGTAAGATTGAAGCAATTGATGTATATACTTTATCCAATACAGGCGCATATGGTGAACACGGTCCAACGACTGTAGGTCTTTCTGGTCATAAATCCATTCCACTTTATCGTGGATTAAAAGCATTTAAATTTGAATATGATGTAGTTTATACAAATAAAATGAGTGCTGGTGCTTATCGTGGTTACGGTGCTACACAAGGTATCTTTGCTGTAGAGTCTGCTGTAAATGAATTGGCGGCTAAACTCAATATTGACCCGATTAAATTGCGTGAAATGAATATGGTACAAGAAGGCGACCATATGCCAGCTTACTATGGTGAAACAGCTACAAGTTGCGCACTAAATCGCTGTGTAGAACGTTGCAAACAGATGATTGGCTGGGATGAAAAATATCCAGTGCGCGATATGGGCAATGGCAAAGTTAGAAGTGTTGGTATCGCCATGGCAATGCAAGGCTCTGGTATTACAAATGTCGATGTTGGTTCTGCAAGTATAAAATTAAATGATGAAGGAAATTATACTTTATCCTTTAGTTCTGCTGATATGGGAACAGGCTGTGATACAATATTGGCACAGATTGCTGCTGAAACATTGATGTGCGATATGGAAGATATCGGCGTTTGTGCTGCTGATACGGCTGCTACACCGTATGATTCTGGTTCATACGCTTCTAGTACAACATACGTAACAGGCAAAGCGACAGAAAAAGCTGCATTAGGGTTAATTGAAAAAATTAAAGCATTCGGTGCTAAAATGTTAAAATGTGATGTTGCTGATACTGATTTTGATGGAAAAGCAGTTCAAAATAGACAAAATGGAGAAAGCGTATCACTTAGTGATATTGCTGTAGCTTCTATGTGCGGTAACTGTGATGAACTTGTCAACACCGTTACAAACAGTATGCCATCATCTCCACCACCATTTATGGCTGGCGCTGTAGAAATCGAATTGGATAAAGAAACAGGCCATGTGGAAATTCTCGATTATTATGCTGCTGTAGATTGTGGTACACCAATAAATCCAAACCTTGCACGAGTACAGACAGAAGGCGGTATTGTACAAGGTATTGGTATGGCATTGTATGAAGATGTAACTTACAACGATAAAGGCGTTTTAGCTGAAAACTCTTTAATGCAATATAAAATTCCTACACGTATGGATATGGGGAAATTACACGTTGTTTTTGAAAACAGCTATGAACAATCTGGCCCATATGGAGCAAAATCCATCGGTGAAATTGTAATAAATACACCATCACCGGCATTGGCTCATGCTATTTACAATGCGACTGGCGTTTGGTTTAAAGAATTGCCAATCACAAGTGAAAAAATAGCTATGGCTTTGCTTAATAAATAA
- the hslO gene encoding Hsp33 family molecular chaperone HslO: protein MKDHLVKAIADGVRVYAAVTTNLVNEGIRRHECYPVASAALGRTMTGALLLAANLKNKECITVKFCGDGPLGNVVADATPEGFVRGYVQHPHVDLPLNSKGKLDVGGGIGAGIVSVTRFTGLKDPITGSCEIVTGEIAEDLTSYLYVSEQTPSSVGLGVLVDTDLKAAAAGGFIIQPLPDASDETITKLEENLKKIKPVSTMVHEGLDARGIIAKLLDGFDIEYLTTTDLAFKCQCSKQRIEDMLMTLNKHDLQSLIDDGHAEVCCHFCGEKYQFTKEELIALLHVSEKLNSNK, encoded by the coding sequence ATGAAAGATCATTTAGTAAAAGCTATTGCTGACGGTGTACGCGTTTATGCAGCCGTTACAACAAATTTGGTAAATGAAGGAATTAGACGTCATGAATGCTACCCAGTTGCTTCTGCAGCTTTAGGTCGCACTATGACAGGTGCGCTTTTATTAGCGGCTAATCTTAAAAATAAAGAATGTATAACAGTAAAATTTTGCGGTGATGGCCCACTTGGTAATGTAGTGGCTGATGCTACACCAGAAGGTTTTGTGCGCGGTTATGTGCAACATCCGCATGTTGATTTGCCATTAAATAGTAAAGGAAAATTAGATGTTGGTGGCGGTATCGGTGCAGGTATCGTATCTGTAACTCGTTTTACAGGGCTTAAAGACCCAATTACAGGCAGTTGTGAAATCGTAACTGGTGAAATTGCAGAAGATTTGACTTCTTATTTATACGTATCAGAACAGACTCCATCTAGTGTGGGACTCGGTGTACTCGTTGATACGGATTTAAAAGCGGCTGCTGCTGGCGGTTTCATCATTCAGCCATTACCTGATGCAAGTGATGAAACGATTACAAAATTGGAAGAAAATCTTAAAAAGATAAAACCAGTATCCACTATGGTACATGAAGGATTAGATGCGCGTGGCATTATCGCTAAACTCTTAGATGGATTTGATATAGAATATTTGACAACAACTGATTTAGCGTTTAAATGCCAATGCTCTAAACAGCGCATTGAAGATATGCTCATGACACTCAATAAGCACGATTTACAATCTTTAATTGATGATGGTCATGCTGAAGTTTGCTGTCATTTCTGCGGTGAAAAATATCAATTCACTAAAGAGGAATTAATCGCTTTATTGCATGTTTCAGAAAAGTTAAATTCAAATAAATAA